One Methanobacterium sp. genomic window, GATTGGTTAAAATGAAGTGTGCTTTTAAAATATAAAAATTAAAAAGAGTTGTTTTTCAACAGTTTTTGCGTTAAACTGTTGAATATTAGATTGTATTTTGTTGTTATTTTAGCGTAGGTGCACTTAATTACCTTTGATCACTGTTTCAGCACTTCCACGAGCAGTAGGTGATCCAACCCATGGAACATTATGATAATCAACCCATTTACCGTTATTCCAGGTCTGGACTGATCTATGTCTAGGTGAA contains:
- a CDS encoding peptidoglycan-binding protein; the encoded protein is SPRHRSVQTWNNGKWVDYHNVPWVGSPTARGSAETVIKGN